A section of the Jatrophihabitans sp. genome encodes:
- the rpsJ gene encoding 30S ribosomal protein S10, which yields MAGQKIRIRLKAYDHEAIDASARKIVETVTRTGARVVGPVPLPTEKNVYCVIRSPHKYKDSREHFEMRTHKRLIDILDPTPKTVDALMRIDLPASVDVNIQ from the coding sequence ATGGCTGGACAGAAGATCCGCATCCGGCTCAAGGCCTATGACCACGAGGCCATTGACGCCAGCGCGCGAAAGATCGTCGAAACCGTGACGCGTACCGGCGCTCGCGTTGTCGGCCCGGTGCCCCTGCCGACCGAGAAGAACGTGTACTGCGTCATCCGCTCGCCGCACAAGTACAAGGACAGTCGCGAGCACTTCGAGATGCGGACCCACAAGCGTCTCATCGACATTCTCGACCCGACGCCGAAGACGGTCGACGCGCTGATGCGCATCGACCTGCCGGCCAGCGTCGACGTCAACATCCAGTAG
- the rplC gene encoding 50S ribosomal protein L3, producing MTSQNRVIRGILGEKLGMTQVFDANNRIVPVTVVKAGPCVVTQIRTQEKDGYTAVQLAYGQIDPRKVTKPLSGHFQAAGVTPRRHVIELRTSSTEGYEVGQEFGADIFADGASVDVTGTTKGKGTAGVMKRHGFHGVSASHGSHRNHRKPGSIGGCSTPGRVFKGMRMSGRMGVDKQTTQSLRVIRVDAERGLLLIEGAVPGPKGGLVLVRTAVKGA from the coding sequence ATGACTAGTCAGAACAGAGTGATCCGCGGCATCCTGGGCGAGAAGCTCGGCATGACCCAGGTCTTCGACGCCAACAACCGGATCGTTCCGGTGACGGTGGTCAAGGCCGGGCCCTGCGTGGTGACTCAGATCCGGACCCAGGAGAAGGACGGCTACACCGCCGTCCAGCTCGCCTACGGCCAGATCGATCCGCGCAAGGTGACCAAGCCGCTGTCCGGTCACTTCCAGGCAGCCGGCGTAACGCCACGGCGCCACGTGATCGAGCTGCGCACCTCCTCGACCGAGGGCTACGAGGTCGGCCAGGAGTTCGGCGCGGACATCTTCGCCGACGGCGCGTCGGTGGACGTGACCGGAACCACCAAGGGCAAGGGCACCGCCGGTGTCATGAAGCGCCACGGGTTCCACGGCGTGTCGGCCTCGCACGGCTCGCACCGCAACCACCGCAAGCCAGGTTCGATCGGCGGCTGCTCGACACCCGGCCGGGTGTTCAAGGGCATGCGGATGTCCGGGCGGATGGGTGTCGACAAGCAGACCACCCAGAGCCTGCGCGTCATCCGGGTCGACGCCGAGCGCGGCCTGCTGCTCATCGAAGGCGCGGTGCCCGGCCCCAAGGGCGGCCTGGTGCTCGTCCGTACCGCAGTGAAGGGAGCCTGA